A region of Desulfolithobacter dissulfuricans DNA encodes the following proteins:
- a CDS encoding ABC transporter ATP-binding protein, which yields MRNFGYFEGEQVGSLTDVRLWRRILGYVRHHAPRLGLALVLALLVTAASLWLPRLMQAGIDRYITAQTLDPATRIQGLGRIAAVYAALVVFIFVAGFLQTVVLERVGQAIMHGLRQQLFAHMLRLDMNFFNHQPAGRLVTRLTNDIQNMHEMFTSVLVTLVGDLLKLGGIVGLLFWMNARLASLMALFLPLSLVMTMVFSRLARERFRAIRTQLARLNSFLQEALSGVHILQLFGAGQRSMEKYHRLNTGYLHCTLAQIRLFAVFMPLTELMGTVAVAAILWYGGHEILETRLTFGELAAFLSYMRLFFQPIRELSQKYSIVQSALASAERIFALLDTRPTIETVPAAPGVTRPVRPPRIRGRIFFEHVAFGYQEEELVLRDFNLEVRAGESIALVGSTGAGKSTILSLLVRLHDPLRGRILLDGVDLRVFDLHYLRRVIGVILQEVFILPDSLEANIVLDDPLDRDRLARVIRLAGMEEFVAGLPDGLKTRIGETGRTLSVGEKQMLGFARIHYRNPAVLIFDEATASVDTQTENLLEQAMDKAFQGRTSIIIAHRLSTIRRVDRVVVMDRGQIVEQGSHDELMARRGSYYHLVQLDMQPLEKGASG from the coding sequence ATGCGAAACTTCGGTTATTTTGAAGGGGAGCAGGTAGGCAGCCTGACCGATGTCAGGCTCTGGCGGCGGATACTTGGCTACGTGCGCCATCATGCTCCTCGCCTTGGCCTGGCTCTGGTCCTGGCCCTGCTGGTGACGGCGGCAAGTCTGTGGCTGCCCAGGCTCATGCAGGCCGGTATAGACCGCTACATCACCGCCCAGACCCTGGACCCGGCCACCCGGATACAGGGTCTGGGACGGATCGCCGCGGTCTACGCGGCACTGGTGGTTTTTATCTTTGTTGCCGGTTTTCTGCAGACCGTGGTCCTTGAACGGGTTGGGCAGGCCATCATGCACGGTCTGCGGCAGCAGCTTTTTGCCCACATGCTCCGCCTGGACATGAACTTTTTCAACCACCAGCCGGCCGGCCGGCTGGTGACCAGGCTGACCAACGATATCCAGAACATGCACGAAATGTTCACTTCGGTGCTGGTGACCCTGGTGGGGGACCTGCTCAAGCTCGGCGGTATCGTCGGTCTGCTGTTCTGGATGAACGCCAGGCTGGCATCTCTGATGGCGCTGTTTCTTCCCCTGTCCCTGGTGATGACCATGGTCTTTTCCAGGCTTGCCAGGGAACGGTTCCGCGCCATCCGCACCCAGCTGGCCCGGCTGAACAGTTTCCTCCAGGAGGCCCTGTCCGGAGTGCACATTCTCCAGCTTTTCGGCGCCGGGCAGAGAAGCATGGAGAAGTACCACCGCCTCAACACGGGCTACCTCCACTGTACCCTGGCCCAGATCCGGCTCTTTGCCGTCTTCATGCCGCTTACCGAACTCATGGGCACGGTGGCCGTGGCCGCCATACTGTGGTACGGAGGGCATGAAATCCTCGAAACCCGGCTGACCTTCGGCGAGCTGGCCGCCTTTCTCTCTTACATGCGGCTCTTTTTCCAACCCATCCGCGAACTGTCCCAGAAATATTCCATTGTCCAGTCGGCTCTGGCCTCTGCCGAGCGGATCTTTGCCCTGCTCGACACCAGACCGACCATCGAGACGGTACCGGCCGCCCCCGGCGTGACCAGGCCGGTGCGGCCGCCCAGGATACGGGGACGGATTTTCTTTGAGCATGTGGCGTTTGGCTACCAGGAGGAGGAACTGGTGCTGAGGGATTTCAACCTGGAGGTCCGCGCCGGTGAGTCCATAGCCCTGGTGGGCTCCACCGGGGCCGGCAAGTCGACGATCCTCTCGCTGCTGGTCCGGCTCCACGATCCACTCCGCGGCCGGATCCTCCTGGATGGGGTCGACCTGCGAGTCTTTGACCTCCACTATCTCCGCCGGGTGATCGGGGTCATCCTCCAGGAGGTCTTCATTCTGCCCGACAGCCTGGAGGCCAATATCGTCCTGGATGACCCCCTGGATCGCGACCGGCTGGCCCGGGTGATCCGGCTGGCCGGGATGGAGGAGTTCGTGGCCGGGCTGCCCGATGGCCTGAAAACACGCATCGGCGAGACCGGCCGCACCCTGTCGGTCGGAGAAAAGCAGATGCTGGGATTTGCCCGGATCCATTACCGCAACCCGGCGGTGCTCATCTTTGACGAGGCCACGGCTTCGGTGGACACCCAGACGGAAAATTTGTTGGAACAGGCCATGGACAAGGCCTTTCAGGGCCGGACCTCCATTATCATTGCCCATCGTCTCTCCACCATCCGACGGGTGGACCGGGTGGTGGTCATGGACCGGGGGCAGATCGTGGAACAGGGCAGCCATGACGAACTTATGGCCCGCAGGGGCAGCTACTACCACCTGGTACAGCTGGATATGCAGCCTCTGGAAAAAGGGGCCTCCGGTTGA
- a CDS encoding PqiC family protein produces the protein MKSFRSLLLPVLGLLLLFGQGGCITQSVPVSQYTLVPLAREPLASTRELPGLLLVGPVQLPPYIDGPGIVTRTGDSRINRSSRHFWAGPLDTVVRDTLAADLSRLLDSSLVAPWPGPRFGDPALQVEITLLSFIGEPGAEFTCEAIWSLGDTQARQMLRRRTFRTVLPLDDPGYETYARTGSQALHQLAREIARAVIASERP, from the coding sequence ATGAAATCCTTTCGTTCCCTTCTCCTGCCCGTACTCGGGCTCCTGCTCCTGTTCGGACAGGGCGGCTGCATCACCCAAAGTGTTCCTGTCAGTCAGTACACCCTGGTGCCCCTGGCCCGGGAACCGCTGGCATCGACACGGGAACTGCCCGGTCTGCTCCTGGTGGGACCGGTACAGCTGCCGCCCTACATCGACGGGCCCGGCATCGTAACCCGGACCGGGGACAGTCGCATAAACCGCTCCAGCCGCCATTTCTGGGCCGGACCCCTGGATACCGTGGTCAGGGACACTCTGGCCGCCGATCTGTCCCGGCTTCTGGATTCCAGCCTGGTGGCTCCCTGGCCCGGCCCCCGGTTCGGTGACCCGGCCCTGCAGGTAGAGATCACCCTGCTCTCTTTTATCGGTGAACCGGGCGCAGAGTTCACCTGCGAGGCCATCTGGAGCCTGGGTGACACCCAGGCCAGACAGATGCTCCGCCGCCGCACCTTCCGCACCGTCCTGCCCCTGGATGATCCAGGCTACGAGACCTATGCCCGGACCGGTTCCCAGGCCCTGCACCAGCTGGCCCGGGAAATCGCCCGCGCCGTTATCGCCTCCGAGAGGCCATAG
- a CDS encoding MlaD family protein: MSKKASPTLIGTFVVGALFLLVAGIFIIGNIKLREQTNRFVLFFNGSLNGLDTGAPVTYKGVPVGQVAGIEIVYDKDTGEYLTPVYVDITVKDSSGRSYFEEAGFKDAGSFFQAQIERGLRAKLKMQSLVTGKLYIELSYFPDTGTRLRKTEGPFMEIPTVPSELERLTQALENLHLEEIINKTVSILDNINSILTSSAFHEGMATLNTTLKDLDILLVDLDRELPLISSELRQTLDRFATLTNNTDTLVQNTNRNTDLLSKQLQKSLNNADKTMASLETTLKSLRETVSEDSPFFFTLIRTVDEISRTSTSVRQFIDYLQRHPNGLIATPREETR; encoded by the coding sequence ATGAGCAAAAAGGCAAGCCCGACCCTGATCGGAACCTTTGTCGTCGGGGCCCTGTTCCTGCTTGTCGCCGGAATCTTCATCATCGGCAACATCAAGCTCCGCGAACAGACCAACCGCTTTGTCCTCTTTTTCAACGGCTCTCTCAACGGCCTGGACACCGGGGCGCCGGTAACCTACAAAGGGGTTCCGGTGGGCCAGGTGGCCGGGATCGAGATCGTCTACGACAAGGACACCGGCGAATACCTGACCCCGGTCTATGTCGACATCACGGTCAAGGATTCCAGCGGCAGATCCTATTTCGAGGAGGCCGGTTTCAAGGATGCCGGTTCCTTTTTCCAGGCCCAGATAGAAAGAGGACTTCGGGCCAAGCTGAAGATGCAGAGCCTGGTCACCGGCAAGCTCTACATCGAGCTCTCCTATTTCCCGGACACCGGCACCAGGCTGCGTAAAACAGAAGGGCCCTTCATGGAGATCCCCACGGTACCGTCGGAACTGGAACGGCTGACCCAGGCCCTGGAAAATCTCCACCTGGAGGAGATCATCAACAAAACTGTCTCCATCCTCGACAACATCAACTCCATCCTGACCTCCAGCGCCTTCCACGAAGGCATGGCTACTCTCAACACCACCCTGAAGGATCTTGACATCCTGCTGGTGGACCTGGACCGGGAACTGCCCCTGATCAGCAGTGAGCTGCGCCAGACCCTTGACCGGTTTGCCACCCTGACAAACAATACCGATACCCTGGTGCAAAATACCAACAGAAACACCGATCTGCTCAGTAAACAGCTGCAGAAGAGCCTGAACAATGCCGACAAGACCATGGCCAGCCTGGAGACAACACTTAAAAGCCTGCGGGAGACGGTCTCCGAGGATTCGCCCTTCTTCTTTACCCTGATCCGGACCGTGGACGAAATCTCCCGTACCTCGACCTCTGTGCGCCAGTTCATCGACTATCTGCAGCGTCACCCCAACGGTCTTATCGCCACCCCCAGAGAGGAAACAAGATGA